The Henningerozyma blattae CBS 6284 chromosome 9, complete genome DNA segment CTGTTTCCATTCCGTTTGAAGCTTGTTTATGTTCTTTGCCTAAAAATTCCTTaactctttttttcttaattttataCAATTCCCTATGAAGATCTTTAGGTACTTTAGCGGCTGCTTCTGAATTTTCTGGGAATTCAAGCCTACGTATCAGACGCCTACCTTTTGTCTTTtgtgttttatttttttgttgtacCGTTGTGTTCTCgtcttcttcattaatttcatcGTTGTCAGTATTGTGGATATTAacatcatttttttcttccgTAAAGATGTCTCTAACCTTGTTTGAAGTAAtaaaatcttcatcaagtgagttcttttttaattcattaaactCATTTGCAATAGATTTAGTTTCTCTATCTAATTCGTATATAGATCTTGCTATAGGTCTCTTAATCAGAGGTGATGGACTTTCTGAGATATTGGAAATCTTACTGTTAAGTAAACGGTTAGATAAGTCTGAAGGTTTTAAGGGAGTTTTACGTATTAATAGCTGAATATTATTCTCCTCCAGTTTCAATGGTGAAAATGGCATACTCTTCGGCCTTTGATGTTGTATCGTAGGTTTTGTATCAATTATATCTTCTTTTTGGGGAGAAGAATTTGGTGTCATTTCGAAAGTTaactttcttttaattggaGGAAGTGATGGAATATCCTTATCTATGCTAGGATTAGCTAATGAGTTTTGCATTGGGGATATATTCATCTCAAATATGCTTACAGATTTCCCGTATATTTGAGGAGTTGGCCCCAATTCAAAAGCGGATCGGACCTCTTTAGTTATGGGTGTCTTGGAGATTGATACAACTTGCCTCTTCTCGGGTGATTTATGAGTATTTAGTTGTTTAATTGTTGAGTCGATATTTGATTGCTCACGTTTTAAGAGGgcatattttttgtataaGCGCTTAATTTCTggatattttttaagatCTTCCTTTTTAGGTGGCCTTTTATTAGTTTCAATAAAACCATGTTCCCAATTTTTTATAGATAATTTTACACTTTGTATGGTCATTtgtgaattttttatacaGTTCTGTAgttgttttcttttgtatttgtaaatATACCACTTGCTA contains these protein-coding regions:
- the SLD2 gene encoding Sld2p (similar to Saccharomyces cerevisiae SLD2 (YKL108W); ancestral locus Anc_2.468), producing MTIQSVKLSIKNWEHGFIETNKRPPKKEDLKKYPEIKRLYKKYALLKREQSNIDSTIKQLNTHKSPEKRQVVSISKTPITKEVRSAFELGPTPQIYGKSVSIFEMNISPMQNSLANPSIDKDIPSLPPIKRKLTFEMTPNSSPQKEDIIDTKPTIQHQRPKSMPFSPLKLEENNIQLLIRKTPLKPSDLSNRLLNSKISNISESPSPLIKRPIARSIYELDRETKSIANEFNELKKNSLDEDFITSNKVRDIFTEEKNDVNIHNTDNDEINEEDENTTVQQKNKTQKTKGRRLIRRLEFPENSEAAAKVPKDLHRELYKIKKKRVKEFLGKEHKQASNGMETETESEDSTEEDIEEDIVEQKITTKKKRPKKYNLVSNNFRRLKLRKKANFRNRGRR